Proteins found in one Onychomys torridus chromosome 21, mOncTor1.1, whole genome shotgun sequence genomic segment:
- the Cdkl4 gene encoding cyclin-dependent kinase-like 4 isoform X2, translating to MEKYEKLAKIGEGSYGVVFKCRNKSSGQVVAIKKFVESEDDPVVKKIALREIRMLKLKHPNLVNLIEVFRRKRKMHLVFEYCDHTLLHELERNPNGVPDGVIKSVLWQTLEALNFCHKHNCIHRDVKPENILITKQGMIKICDFGFARILIPGDAYTDYVATRWYRAPELLVGDTKYGSSVDMWAVGCVFAELLTGQPLWPGKSDVDQLYLIIRTLGKLIPRHQSIFKSNQFFRGISIPEPEDMETLEEKFSNVQPVALNFMKGCLKMNPDDRLTCAQLLDSAYFDSFREEQMKRKARSEGRSRRRQQNQLLPLIPGSYISPTPDGRKQVLQLKFDHLPNI from the exons ATGGAAAAGTATGAAAAGCTGGCTAAGATTGGAGAAGGGTCTTACGGGGTTGTCTTCAAGTGCAGAAACAAGTCGTCTGGACAAGTGGTAGCTATCAAAAAATTCGTGGAATCCGAAGACGATCCGGTTGTTAAGAAAATAGCGCTGAGAGAAATCCGGATGCTGAAG TTGAAACACCCAAACCTTGTGAACCTCATCGAGGTgttcagaagaaagagaaagatgcacCTAGTTTTCGAGTACTGTGATCACACGCTGTTACACGaactggagagaaacccaaacGG CGTTCCTGATGGAGTCATCAAAAGCGTGCTGTGGCAAACCCTTGAAGCCCTTAACTTCTGCCACAAACATAAC TGTATTCATCGGGACGTAAAACCCGAAAACATCCTAATAACCAAGCAAGGAATGATCAAGATTTGTGACTTTGGATTCGCACGAATTCTGA TTCCAGGAGACGCCTACACAGACTACGTTGCCACCAGGTGGTACCGAGCCCCTGAACTGCTGGTGGGAGACACGAAGTACGGTTCCTCCGTGGACATGTGGGCCGTCGGCTGTGTTTTTGCAGAGCTTCTGACGGGTCAGCCACTGTGGCCAGGAAAATCAGATGTGGACCAGCTCTATTTGATCATCAGGACACTGG GAAAGCTCATCCCAAGACATCAGTCTATCTTCAAAAGTAACCAGTTTTTCCGTGGCATCAGCATACCTGAACCAGAAGACATG GAAACTCTTGAAGAAAAATTCTCGAATGTTCAGCCTGTGGCTTTAAATTTCATGAAG GGCTGTCTGAAGATGAACCCAGACGACAGGCTGACCTGCGCCCAGCTGCTGGACAGCGCCTACTTCGACTCTTTTCGAGAGGAGCAGATGAAAAGGAAAGCCCGCAGCGAGGGAAGAAGCAGGAGGCGTCAGCAG AATCAACTGTTGCCTCTTATACCTGGAAGCTACATCTCCCCCACACCTGATGGAAGAAAACAAGTCCTCCAGTTAAAATTTGACCATCTCCCTAACATTTAG
- the Cdkl4 gene encoding cyclin-dependent kinase-like 4 isoform X1, translated as MEKYEKLAKIGEGSYGVVFKCRNKSSGQVVAIKKFVESEDDPVVKKIALREIRMLKQLKHPNLVNLIEVFRRKRKMHLVFEYCDHTLLHELERNPNGVPDGVIKSVLWQTLEALNFCHKHNCIHRDVKPENILITKQGMIKICDFGFARILIPGDAYTDYVATRWYRAPELLVGDTKYGSSVDMWAVGCVFAELLTGQPLWPGKSDVDQLYLIIRTLGKLIPRHQSIFKSNQFFRGISIPEPEDMETLEEKFSNVQPVALNFMKGCLKMNPDDRLTCAQLLDSAYFDSFREEQMKRKARSEGRSRRRQQNQLLPLIPGSYISPTPDGRKQVLQLKFDHLPNI; from the exons ATGGAAAAGTATGAAAAGCTGGCTAAGATTGGAGAAGGGTCTTACGGGGTTGTCTTCAAGTGCAGAAACAAGTCGTCTGGACAAGTGGTAGCTATCAAAAAATTCGTGGAATCCGAAGACGATCCGGTTGTTAAGAAAATAGCGCTGAGAGAAATCCGGATGCTGAAG CAGTTGAAACACCCAAACCTTGTGAACCTCATCGAGGTgttcagaagaaagagaaagatgcacCTAGTTTTCGAGTACTGTGATCACACGCTGTTACACGaactggagagaaacccaaacGG CGTTCCTGATGGAGTCATCAAAAGCGTGCTGTGGCAAACCCTTGAAGCCCTTAACTTCTGCCACAAACATAAC TGTATTCATCGGGACGTAAAACCCGAAAACATCCTAATAACCAAGCAAGGAATGATCAAGATTTGTGACTTTGGATTCGCACGAATTCTGA TTCCAGGAGACGCCTACACAGACTACGTTGCCACCAGGTGGTACCGAGCCCCTGAACTGCTGGTGGGAGACACGAAGTACGGTTCCTCCGTGGACATGTGGGCCGTCGGCTGTGTTTTTGCAGAGCTTCTGACGGGTCAGCCACTGTGGCCAGGAAAATCAGATGTGGACCAGCTCTATTTGATCATCAGGACACTGG GAAAGCTCATCCCAAGACATCAGTCTATCTTCAAAAGTAACCAGTTTTTCCGTGGCATCAGCATACCTGAACCAGAAGACATG GAAACTCTTGAAGAAAAATTCTCGAATGTTCAGCCTGTGGCTTTAAATTTCATGAAG GGCTGTCTGAAGATGAACCCAGACGACAGGCTGACCTGCGCCCAGCTGCTGGACAGCGCCTACTTCGACTCTTTTCGAGAGGAGCAGATGAAAAGGAAAGCCCGCAGCGAGGGAAGAAGCAGGAGGCGTCAGCAG AATCAACTGTTGCCTCTTATACCTGGAAGCTACATCTCCCCCACACCTGATGGAAGAAAACAAGTCCTCCAGTTAAAATTTGACCATCTCCCTAACATTTAG